In Brassica napus cultivar Da-Ae chromosome C2, Da-Ae, whole genome shotgun sequence, the sequence CGATATACTCAAGAACTTTAATAATAGTAGAAAACAACCCAACCAAACGCAACAACGTTTTATAATGAGAACCCCACCTTGTAGTTCCAGGCCTTTGAAAAGAAATTTCTTGATTCTGTCCTTTCCCAGTGTTAATGTCACCACTAGCAATTCCAACATTTATCTCGTCTCGATAATTTTCCCGGACTTTATCTTTCCGTTTGCAAGAAGCTCCAACCACATTCAGTAACATAGAAACCATATCAAAGAAATCAGCAATCTCAAATATCTTTTTCGCAACAGCCACTACAACCAACTGAAGTTGATGAGCAAAGCAATGAACATAATATGCAGAGCTGTTTTCTTTAGTAATCAATGATCGCAACCCATTGAACTCTCCTTTCATATTACTAGCTCCGTCATAACCTTGTCCTCTCACTTTTTTTAAGCTCAGTCCATACTTAGCAAACAACTCATCAATAGCATGCTtcaaagataaagaagaagTCTCTTTCACATGGACAACTCCAACGAACCTTTCTTTGACTGCTCCTTTCTTATCAACAAATCGAAAAACAACAGCCATCTGTTCTTTGTCAGACACATCAGCAGATTCATCTACTAATAGACCAAACACTCCGTTATCAATTTCTTCTATAACAGATTTCACCACTTCTTCTGCAAAAGCGTTTACAATGTCCTTTTGAATCTCTGAAGAAACCATCTTGTTATTTCCCGGAGCATTCTCCAAAACAACTTTTCTTATAATATCATTGTGATCAGCTGTGTATTTCAGAAGTTCTAAAAAGTTGCCTTTGTTAGAagaatcttctccttctctatgACCTCGAAAAGCTAATCCTTGTCGCAATAAGTATCTAGAAACATCAACAGAAGCATTTAATCTGATACGATACTCATTTTTCATCGCATTAGTCTTCTTATACATAGCATGCACTATGGATTGACCTTGATTCATCAAATCATCACACTTCTTGACAGCATTATTGTGAGAACTGTTAAGCTCTCCTACATGGAAAGATAACCTATCAGGCTTATGCCAATTCGAGAATCCATCCCTCACAAATCCAGGATACGCATCATCTCTAAACAAGTAGCAACACAAACAATAAGCTTTTTCCTCTGATACACTATACTCTAGCCAATTACCATACAGACCAAACCAAGCTGGATTGAATCGTCTCATTTTACCACCTATGAGTCTCTTTTCAAAGTTATGACCAAGTGGTTGACACGGGCCTCTAAGAAGGTACTTGCGTCTTACCTCATCGACTTGATTTGCATTATAATCcttgatattttttcttttagcaGGATCCCACGGCAAATCATCAGTATCATTAGATGGTAAGGTGTTATCAGATGGTGAAACTGATGCTGGTTTGTAGTACCGTTCCATTGATTAATctacaaaaccaaaaacataacataaataaaaacatacgGTCTAgcaaaaatattattcataaaaattataagtaaGTAAAACCTGTAAACGATCAATTCTAATCAAGAGTACAGCCTCTATCTTTGACCTTGGACTTGTACGACTGAAACAAAAATTCAgatgatatttaaataattactaaTCATAGACATTGACATTGTTGGAACAATTGAACAATTCAAAGCATAATTgcataaacataaataatatttaattaattaccaGTTTTGTATGGtagacaagagaaaaaaaactctctcaattagatttgatgatttgtACTTGCACGTTTCACGTTTAAGAAGAAGCTTGgaagattaaaattttgtatcAGCCGTAGACATAACTAAGAATAGTTAgggtttaacaaaaaaaaagtgtagaGAATATAATTGGGCTTTGGAGTTAATTTAATCTTTAATGGGTTtagttgttttttctttttattttcattatggTTTGGTACAGATTTTTTAAGGGTGCACAATCATAAATTCATAACAGTTaacattaaattttcaaaaaattgggTGTGCACGTGCACCCTCTTTCCACTGGGTAGCTTCGCCCCTGCCCATGACTCCCTCATAAACCTCCGATGCGGGTGGTCTAAGGTCGTGACGACGACCGAATCAATGTCGGAAAACTATTGTGAAGTAAAACACCGACGCGCCTTAGGAGAAAGCAAGAGGCTTGTGACATGCACGGACCACTAGGCGACAAAAGTAACGGTGTAGTCAGGAGTGATGGGACCCATGCGCAAGACTAATAAGGGATTCGATCTTGTAATTGTACGCGCCCCTATGCATGCGTGAAAATCTGAGCCAAGATaacaaaactataaaatctCAAACATCTGTGTACTTCTGTTTTTTCTTACATGTGACTGACAACCAAACTCACTGTTTTAACACATCCTCAAATTATTGTTTTCCTTATTAATAACTTACtaacaaatattattgtttttcgTACAAAAGTTTAGATCTAATTTGTTTGTAcagtttgatttgttttatcTACTAAAATATCACTATTTTCAAAACTATATACCTTAATCGATCTTatgatcttaatttttttttgtcatatatgatatatgatgAAAGATTATAAATGAGAGACTCTCAAATTATTGTTTTCCTTATTAATAACTTACTAACAAATATTTAGTCACTAGAAGTCTAGGGCATGGAACCTTCTTGGCTCAGAATCGGGTATATACACATATGGAAATAACTATGCATGGATACATaagatatatatgtacataacttttaatattatatcatAGTAAATAATACCGTTCGTTCATGCCTACATGTATAGTTTTCTGTGAAGATCATTCACTCTTTACTGTAAATTCGTAGCTTTTACTTTTCTGATACTAGTTCCTTGGCTGACTGATGTTATTCATTCTTTAGTAGTGTGACCTGAGGGTGTAGTACTTGTGGTATTTGGACTTAGGAGACTTTAATTGGTAACATAAATAACTGCAAGATATAACATGACGACTTTCTTTAGCAAAGAAATGATTACTTGACTATTTATTGGATTTTTGATGTTttcctttaaaatatatttattatagaaaaatgGTTTATGACTTTATGTAGAGTAGTATGACATGATTCAATcattcaaatattcaaaatatgtgAATATCTGGACTACGACCCATATATATAGTACATGTGATGAATATTTAGTTGTCCTATCAAATTTTCTAACTAAAATGAAGATTTCATAGTAGTCTGTCCTCTCTCTACCAATATATAATGTATTGTATTGTTTTCCTTATTAtgtaaccaaaaataaaacaacgAGGGTCCCTCGATTTAGTAGCTTTTTGATATGGCTAAGTAAAATTGTCGACGACTTCCTTAACAACGTTATGCAACTCCTTACACCTACAATTATCATTACCATTGACAATCTCCCTCTATTTTCCtcatataattgtttttaatttaacgATTATGGATTTATACAACTACTAATAAGTATAGTGAATTACGTAATTCCATCCTCGTGTTCACCGATATTATATGGGTTGTTGGCGTCAATTGAActccttttcttcttttttcataaaggtcaaataaactaaataatattaatgTGACTTATTTCCAAAATATAGCTTTCAAGCCAATTCACATGTTTAAACTTTATAATGTTTTACGAATCCTGTATATTGTTCTGCCAGGCAAAAAACTGTGTTCACcatcttagtttttttctgAGTAACAGAAAATATTGTGGTAACTCAAATTCAGGATGTAAATGAATTATCAGTTAGTAAACCATCTTAGTTTTTTTCGTTGCCTtagatatacatatatcaaattAATTTGTCTGTTGCAGTAAAAGAAGTTTTCTTTTGTTCACTTGTCCCTCTCGTTGCCCACAATCAAGACGGGCCTTAGGTTACTCACCACATTTAGTCTTTTACGTtcaattgtaaatatatatgacGTCACACTgaatttatatatgtgtatgttaTCTGATTGGTACATGCACCAAtcattttcaaatttgatttgCTTTAATAACACAAGCCATGCACCTCAAGTTGCTTTCCTTTTTAAGGCGACCAATAACTAAGAACCAGATGTAACACACGTATGTATACACACACAAGTACATAAGTATACATAATTCATAtgctccatttcttttctttcatttttttttgttgcaagcTTTTTTTACAATACTGATCAGTCAAAGAGTTACATGTTTTTCTTACTCGTTAGGGTTAAAGAGTATAAATGACTTTGAAGGGGGAGAACAGAAAGCAAATATTTTATCCTTGtatttattcctttttttttgtcactgaaaTCCTCGTATTTATTCCTAGAATACATTATTTGCCACTGAAAATGAATCAAATGACTATtagaaatagtttttttaatatattttatgtcaTATCgatatgaaaatttgtttttatttcgaAATAAGACTGGATATGGTGGCCGATAAATAGATGATCGTGACGGATGATGGTGACGACGGCCCACGTAAAGTTGCTTGGTCCTTAAGCAAACACACGAGGCCTAATTTTAATAATTGTCATCACATCCTTAAACATATTACATAAAAACTTATTTTGTGGACCGTAGTTGCTTTCAGGTTTCAAGCACATCAGCATCGATCAAGCACCTGTGTTTGAATTCGCAGCGAAAGGAGTGGGGTGAGATCGCAAGAGAGACAGAGCTGGTTTTTATAGTCTTGTCAACATAACAGAATGAAATTGGCTTAGCAATTTCAAAGAGCCTCTTTTAACATTTCCTTGTATATTGGGTCTATCcgtatacatattttttacggGCCTGTTTGTACTGAGATTTATATTTGGAGGTAAAACATATGAAGTGTTCAGTGTTTCAACGTGTAATATCCCCCCTTCACTAGGAAAAAACTGATTCCAGTCTCTCagataaataatgaaaatatacGAAACAATTATACAAAATACAATCAATTATCAAGGACGAGCTtctaaagaagaaaatgaatataAGGCCTCTAACCATCGACGGAGCTGACTGAGACTCTGTTTATCATGACTCTCACCTCATTTCCTGATTTATATTCCTACTTGAAACTCTCAACTACTACCTTCCTAATGGCGAAAACTGATATCTGGTGCCTTCTCGATATCATCATCAGGCTGAGTGAAGGCAAATCACATTATGAGATTATCATTACAAATTTTGGAGATATTACGCAAGGATAAGATATATATACGCACCTGAAGTAACCGCCAAAGCAAGTAATCAATGATCATAACCATACATAATACCTTCCCTGCCCACGCTCCACATGACAGGAACCTGCCAACCATCATCATTATATCTTCATTGctctccaaaagaaaaacatcaatCTTGATGAGTAAGTAAGGATACCTCGATAGACGTTCTAGCAGACTTCTATTAGAACACTTCATGGCACGG encodes:
- the LOC106424037 gene encoding phosphatidylinositol N-acetylglucosaminyltransferase subunit A-like: MVVLAEPDPEDDMVRAIGKAISILPSINPEEMHNRKLYSWQDVAKRAEIVYDRAMKCSNRSLLERLSRFLSCGAWAGKVLCMVMIIDYLLWRLLQPDDDIEKAPDISFRH
- the LOC106373170 gene encoding zinc finger MYM-type protein 1-like, with translation MERYYKPASVSPSDNTLPSNDTDDLPWDPAKRKNIKDYNANQVDEVRRKYLLRGPCQPLGHNFEKRLIGGKMRRFNPAWFGLYGNWLEYSVSEEKAYCLCCYLFRDDAYPGFVRDGFSNWHKPDRLSFHVGELNSSHNNAVKKCDDLMNQGQSIVHAMYKKTNAMKNEYRIRLNASVDVSRYLLRQGLAFRGHREGEDSSNKGNFLELLKYTADHNDIIRKVVLENAPGNNKMVSSEIQKDIVNAFAEEVVKSVIEEIDNGVFGLLVDESADVSDKEQMAVVFRFVDKKGAVKERFVGVVHVKETSSLSLKHAIDELFAKYGLSLKKVRGQGYDGASNMKGEFNGLRSLITKENSSAYYVHCFAHQLQLVVVAVAKKIFEIADFFDMVSMLLNVVGASCKRKDKVRENYRDEINVGIASGDINTGKGQNQEISFQRPGTTRWGSHYKTLLRLVGLFSTIIKVLEYIEEEGADDSKRCQAYGLLKYAQTFDCVFYMHLMLLILGICENLSMALQSKNQDILNAMSLVESTKRELQRVRDDGWDSLMLTISSFCEKHDTQMLDMEEGFIDSRRPRKKTNITNLHHYKVHCFNATLDLQLQEFNDRFTEVNTELLICMASLNPIGAFRGFDKSKLVKLAKFYPDDFSFMDCLSLEQQLGIFIDNVRHDQRFKNLKSLGDLSLLMVETQKHIAHPLVYRLLKLVLTLPVATASVERCFSAMKLVKTSLRNRMGDHFLSDYLICFIEKELLDDVTNEEVLIRFQAMSERRMLL